The following coding sequences are from one Gemmatimonadales bacterium window:
- a CDS encoding DUF411 domain-containing protein, with protein sequence METHSLPTPLNRRSAVAHLAMGLAALTGWTRLAQAQTQAKTPLVTYKDANCGCCGVWVDHIKANGFEASVTDVPDMRSIRTRYKIPGNLTSCHTSVVGGYVVEGHVPASDIRRLLKEKPQGIVGLTIPGMPASAPGMDMQPFQPYEVLSFTADGKTAVFSKHTKAL encoded by the coding sequence ATGGAAACACACTCTCTGCCGACACCGCTGAATCGCCGTTCCGCTGTCGCCCACTTGGCGATGGGCCTTGCCGCGCTGACCGGGTGGACCCGGTTGGCTCAGGCACAAACCCAGGCGAAGACTCCGCTCGTGACCTACAAGGATGCCAACTGCGGTTGCTGCGGTGTCTGGGTTGACCACATCAAGGCCAACGGATTCGAGGCGTCGGTTACCGATGTGCCCGATATGCGATCGATCAGGACGCGATACAAGATCCCCGGCAACCTCACGAGCTGCCACACCTCGGTGGTTGGGGGGTATGTCGTCGAAGGGCATGTGCCCGCGTCCGATATTCGACGCCTGCTCAAGGAAAAGCCGCAGGGAATCGTCGGCCTGACCATCCCCGGCATGCCGGCCAGCGCCCCCGGAATGGACATGCAGCCATTCCAACCGTATGAGGTGCTTAGCTTTACGGCTGATGGCAAGACTGCGGTTTTCTCGAAGCACACCAAGGCGTTGTAG